The Dokdonia sp. 4H-3-7-5 genomic interval CTTCCATCTGGAAACGTGCGTTTCATATCTAAAAATCCAAAGATATTTACCACCGGCACACAGATGATGGTTCCTCGCTTAGGCTTATTTATCTTTTTTGCGATGAGCTGGCGTACAATTTCAACTCCATTAATTTCATCACCATGAATTCCCGAAGTGATTAAAATTACTGGACCAGGTTTTTTTGCTCGCTCTATGATGATGGGAACCTCTACAGAGGTGGCCGTATAAAGTTTTGCAATATTGAAATTTATAGTAGCGCTCTCACCAGGTATTACCTGTTTACCTAGTATTGTGAGGATGTTGTTTTCGTCTATTTTTGGCACAATCTCTTATATATTACGTTCAATATAGCGAATAATTGTTTTGGCAATATCCTTCCCTGTAGCTTTTTCAATCCCTTCTAAACCTGGAGATGAATTTACTTCTAGAATGAGTGGGCCGCGATCACTTTGCAGCATATCTACACCAGCTACTCCTAGACCCATTGCTTTTGCTGCTTTTATAGCCGCATTTTCCTCTTCGTCTGTTAAGCTTATAATTTCTGCGGTTCCTCCTCTATGCAAATTAGAACGGAACTCTCCTTCTTTACCCTGGCGCTTCATAGCCCCTACAATCTGACCATCTACTACAAATGCTCTAATGTCTGCTCCTTTTGCTTCCTTGATATATTCTTGCACAATCACTCGGGCTTCGAGTCCATTAAAGGCCTCGATTACAGACTCGGCTGCATTTTTGGTTTCGGCAAGCACTACGCCTAAACCTTGAGTTCCCTCAAGTAGTTTTATAATAAGAGGTGCTCCACCTACATGTGCAATCATCTCCTCCACATCTCGGGAGTAGTTTGTAAAAATGGTCTTAGGTAACCCTAGTTTTGATCTAGATAATACTTGTAAACTACGCAGTTTATCTCGACTTCTCACAAGTGCCTGAGAGGTTGTTGTGGTAAAAGCATCCATCATCTCAAATTGCCTCACCACTGCAGTACCATAAAACGTAATAGAAGCACCTATACGAGGTATAATTGCATCTGCTGTCTCAAGTGTGCGTCCTTTGTAAAAGACCGTAGGCTTTTTCTTTTCTATGATAAGGTCACATTTAAGAGGATCAATTACCTCAACGCTATGCCCTCTCTTTAATCCTACTTCTACAAGTCTAGATGTACTGTATAAATGCGGATTACGAGATAATATCTTTAGATTCATTGTTTTTAAGATTGTAGGATACGTTTGTAAACTCAGTATCCACGATGAATTTTTTTGTTAGAAATTTCCTTCCTATCAGAACAGGAAACCTCATATCTTCTCTTGACGAGAGCGTTAATGATATCTTATAAGTCTTACTAAAGATAGTAATACTACTCTGGACTTGATATCTATATTGAGTTTCTCCATTACTACTTCGCACGATGGCAATATCATACTCCTCAAAAATCATTTCTTGACCATTATAGAGTGGATGTTCTTCGTCAAAAAATGTGCACACTAGTTTGTTTTCCTTTTCAACAATACTGTGACAATGTATGGAAGAGGTGTAGGCACCCGTATCGATTTTAATATCAATATCGTAAAATCCTAGAACTGGAAAATCTGCTTTGTCAGTGCGACCTATAGTGCGTTTTGGCATAGTGTGGCAAGTTATAAAATATGTACTTTCTTTATAAAGATTTTAATGCGATTTTTTATGCTTTCGCGAAAGCGTAATCGGCCTCATATATTATCTTTGAGTATGCCTGCTGCTCCAATAGAACTTCAACTCAAAACACTTCCTACAAGTCCGGGAATATATCAATACTACGATAAAAACGGAAAACTGCTTTACGTAGGAAAAGCAAAGAACTTAAAAAAACGAGTACTTTCCTATTTTAATAAAACCCTAGATAACGGCCGCATAAGGACGATGGTCAAAAAGATTCACGAGATGAAGCATATCGTGGTCGAGACCGAGACAGATGCGCTTCTTCTTGAAAACAGTCTTATAAAAGAATATCAGCCACGGTACAACGTACTCCTTAAAGATGATAAAAGCTACCCGTGGATTTGTATAAAAAATGAACGCTTCCCTAGGATTTTCCCTACGCGTAGACTCATTAAAGACGGTAGCGAGTATTATGGTCCATACACGAGTATGAAAACAGTGCGCACACTACTAGACTTGATTAAAAGTTTATATAAGCTTCGCACTTGTAATTATGACCTTTCTAAGGATAAGATAGACGCTGGGAAGTATAAAGTGTGCCTTGAATATCATCTAGGCAACTGCGAAGGCCCTTGTGAAGACAAGCAGTCAGAAAAAGAATATCATGAGCACATAGAACACATACGACAGATTGTAAAAGGGGATTTTAAAGATTCTCTAGCTCGCTTTCGCGAAAAAATGAAGGAGCACGCTGCTGCCATGGAATTTGAAGATGCACAACGCATTAAAGAAAAGCTTGACATCCTTGAAGGGTACCAATCTAAAAGTACGGTGGTTAATCCTAAGATAAGCGATGTTGATGTATTCTCCATTATAAGCGATGAGGGGTATGGGTATGTAAACTTCTTACAGATATCACACGGTGCCATTATTAAGTCTCATACGCTAGAACTCAAGAAGCAACTAGACGAGACCGATAAAGAATTACTAGAACTCGGTATTATTGAGATTCAGCAACGTTTTGACCATAACTCAAAGGAAATCTATGTTCCCTTTGAAGTAGAGCTAGGTGATCAATATAAAATTACCGTGCCTAAACTAGGTGACAAAAAACGCATACTAGAACTCTCTGAACGTAATGCAAAATATTACAGGATGGAACGTTTCAAGCAAACTAAAATAGTAGATCCAGACCGCCATACTAACCGCATCATGGCACAAATGAAGGCAGACCTAAGATTAACTGAGGAGCCTAGACATATAGAATGCTTTGACAACTCAAACATACAAGGTTCAAATCCTGTAGCCGCCTGCGTGGTTTTTAAGAATGGAAAGGCTAGTAAAAGTGATTATCGTAAATTTAATATCAAGACAGTAGAAGGTCCAGATGATTTTGCGAGCATGGAAGAAGTAGTTTATAGACGTTACAAACGACTACTAGCCGAAGATCAACCACTACCTCAACTCATAATCGTAGATGGTGGTAAGGGTCAATTATCTAGTGGTGTAAAGGCACTAGATGACTTAGGCTTGCGTGGCAAAATAGCAATTATAGGTATTGCAAAACGTCTAGAAGAATTATTTTATCCTGGTGACAGTATTCCATTATATCTCGACAAAAAGAGTGAGACCCTTAAAATTATACAACAATTACGTAATGAGGCGCACCGCTTTGGCATCACCTTTCACCGTAATCAACGTAGTAATGCAGCCCTAGGAACAGAACTTGACGCTATACGTGGTATAGGTGAAAAAACAATTGTAGATTTATTAAAACATTACCGTTCTGTTTCAAAAGTAAAAGTGGCAAGCAAAAAAAGTCTCACAGAGGTAATAGGACCATCAAAAGCAGCTATCATATATAATCACTACCACGTTAAAGAATGAAGTACTTCATACTAGTTATAGCCTTAATATTAAGCTTCTCTGCATTTGCGCAAGATGCACAAAAAGAGGATGTAAAAGTAGGTCTTGTACTTAGTGGTGGTGGTGCAAAAGGCTTTGCTCACATAGGCGTTCTTAAAGTTATAGAAGAAGCTGGTGTACGCATAGATTACATTGCCGGCACTAGTATGGGTGCTATTGTAGGAGGACTCTATGCTTCAGGGTATAATGCGGCAGAGTTAGATTCTATTTTTACTTCTGTAAATTTTAATAACATCATTCAAGATAATTTACCTCGTAAGGCAAAGACCTCTTATGAGCGTGACGATGCAGAGCGATATGTAGTATCACTACCGTTTGATCACCTTAAACTATCGCTTCCTAGCTCCTTAAGTAAAGGGCAAAACACTTATAATTTACTGGCTAAAAATCTCGATCACATTTCGAATATTAATGATTTTAGTAAACTCCCGATACCCTTTTTCTGCATCGCTACAGATGTAGAAAAAGGAGAGCAAGTCATCTTGGACAAAGGTTATCTCCCTGAAGCGCTTGGCGCTAGTGGTGCATTACCTTCATTATTTAGTCCAGTACTCATAAACGGAAAACTCCTTATAGATGGAGGTGTTACAAATAACTATCCTGTAGAAGAGTTGCGCGCAAAAGGAATGGACATTATTATTGGTGTGGATGTACAAGATACACTGCGTGGTAGGTCCAATCTCAAATCTGCATCTGAGGTACTATTACAAATCAACAACTATCGCACCGCCAAAGCGATGGAGGAAAAACGCACACAAACAGATATTTACATACGACCTTCTATTGATGCTTATTCTGTGGTTTCCTTTAATGATGGTAAAGTCATTATGGGCACAGGTCGCACTAAGGCGATGGAACAGTATGATGCACTTAAGGAAGTTGCTATGAGGCAAAAACCGCTTTCGCGAAAGCGCATAAAGCCTACTCCACAAGATTCATTACAAATTGCCGCAGTAAGTATTACAGGTAATGAGCAATATACCAGAGCTTACATTCTCGGAAAATTGAAACTTAAACCACCCATAACGGTATCATATGATGACTTTTACAATGGCATTAATAACCTCACAGCCACCGAAAACTTTAACAGAATAGGTCACAGGCTGCAGAAGGTAAATGATGAGTTTGTACTTCACATTGAGCTTAAGGAATCTAGTAGCACGCAATCATTGCGCCTAGCGTTACATTATGATGACCTTTTTCGCACTGCTGCACTCATTAATTTCACAAAAAAAGGAGTGCTTTTTAAAAATGATATTGCCTCTTTAGACTTTATTCTAGGAGACAATATTAGATACGATTTTGACTACTACATTGATAAAGGTTTTTACTGGAGTGTGGGAGTAAACTCTTCTTACACCTCTTTTGAACAAGGGGTAAGCGCTCGTCTTATTGAAGATTTACGTGACATACCTCTAGATGGTATTAATAGGGTGAGCCTTAATTATCAAGACTTAACAAACAGAATTTATGTACAAACGCTACTAGCGAAGCAATTTACATTTGACATAGGTATACAGCATAAGTTTTTAGATATCGAAACAGAAACTGTTGTGTCCACTAATGAGGAAGAAACGGCTGTTATTTTTGAACGAAGTAACCTAGGAGGATTGTACTCTCAATTAAAATATGACTCTCTAGATAACAAATACTTTCCTAACTCAGGAGTTCTTTTTGATGCAGATTTTGATTTATTTCTAGCCTCATCAGATTACAACAATGATTTTACAGAGTTTGGGGTTGCAAATGCACGAATAAAGTATGCTGGAAGTATCGGTAATATATTTACTGCTACCGTTGAAGCTGCAGGAGGTTTTAAAGTAGGTGGAGCAGATAATAATTCGCTTGACTTTTTCTTAGGAGGTTATGGAGCAAAAAAAGTAAATAACATTGTTCCTTTTTTAGGATATGATTATTTAAGTATTGCTGGAGATGGCTATGTCAAAGCATTATTTGAAGTTGATTTTGAGGTTTTTCCTAAAAATCACCTCAACCTCTCAGCAAACTTTGCAAATGTAGGGTATGATATATTTGACAAGCCCGAAAATTGGTTGCCACCGGCTACCTTTTCTGGATATTCCCTAGGGTATGGCTCTGAAACGCTACTTGGACCTTTGCGACTTAAATACACCTATAGCCCAGAAGTTAAACGTAGTGAGTGGTTTATAAGTCTAGGTTACGAATTTTAAACAATTCTTAAGCAATATTTAAATAGCCCACTCGTTGTTGCGGTTTTATAGTTTTTTTAACCTTTTTGTTTTAATATTTGGCACATATCGTGGTTTCTATTGGTAAATGTTTAATCTAAAAATCATTCATCATGAAAATCAACACCATCATCCTCTCCGTAACCTTCTTTACTTTCTTTTTAAGCTGTGATTCTTCAACAGAAAATAATAGTGAACATGGTACTCAAGAAACTCTTGCCATCACAACTCCAAAAGTTCTCGCGACTCCAACTCAATTTTATGTGAACTCTTCCTCTGGTCTATCACTAAGATCAGGAACAAATCTCACCTCAAAAAAAATTCTCACACTTCCTTATGGTGCACAGGTATTCCTATTAAGTAATCCTGAGCACACAGAAATGACGGTAGATGGAATTAAAGGCGAGATGATAGAAGTAAACTATCAGGGAGCAACAGGCTTTGCTTTTAATGGATACTTAACATCGCTTGCTCCACCGCAACCAAATGAAGGTCTAGAAGCATACATAAACCGCATAAGCACTCCAGAACACCCTATTAAAGTAGTCAAGAAGGCCAATAAAAAGGGAGAGGATTATGGAATGACTACAACGCTAGTACTTCCTGCAAAAAACTGGAATGAAGCCTACCGAATATCTCAGCGTCTCTTTAATCTTCCTAAAGGGATAAATCCAGAACTTTCAAATAGAAAAGAAACAGTAACTATTATAAATGGTGAGAAAAGAGACCGCACACAAATAGATGAACTTACTATTAATGTTACTCCAAAGGGTGCAATAACAAATATCACTTACTCATATGCGTTAAGAGATTATAAGCGCACTATCATCATCAAACAATCTGCTAATGCTTTTGTGATCACAGAGGAAGAAATATCTCTATAAATCTCATTAACTAAAAATGGGTAGCCAGTGGCTACCCATTTTTTTATACATTATACGGAGAATTACACCTCAGAAACACGGAGTGTATTAACCATTCCTTTATCTAGTAATGGCATTGCTACTAGGTTGATAAGCATATCTCCTTTATCTACCAATTCTGTATTTAAAGCCATTTGTCTTATGTCTTCTACCGTCTCATCTGTACTTACAAATTTGTCATAAAACAATGCTTTTACACCCCATAATAGGTTAAGCTGTGTAAGTATGCGCTTATTTGATGTAAATACAAGAATGTGGGATGATGGTCTCCATGCTGAGATTTGAAATGCTGTGTAACCACTATTTGTTAAGGTAGTAATTGCTTTTGCATCTATCTCATCTGCCATGTGAGCCGCGTGATAACATATTGCTTTAGTAATGTAACGTTTAGTCTTAATGTGTGGTGGTGCCTGCGGAACTTTAATAAGATCTGAATCTTCTACGTTACGACATATAGAAGCCATCTTTTCAATCACCTGCACCGGGTATTGACCTACAGAAGTTTCTCCAGAAAGCATTACTGCATCTGCTCCGTCCATTACAGAGTTTGCAACGTCATTTACCTCAGCACGTGTAGGCGTAAGGCTAGAAATCATTGTTTCCATCATTTGTGTAGCAATGATTACTGGTATTCTTGCTTTTTTTGCGCGCAATACTAATTGCTTTTGCACTAACGGCACCTCATGTGCTGGAATTTCTACACCTAGATCTCCACGCGCCACCATTAAAGCATCACAATAAGCAACAATCTTATCAATATTTGCTACAGCCTCAGGTTTTTCAATTTTGGCAATGATTGGCACTTTATGGTCAGAGTGTTTCTTAATCAACTCTTGTAATTGCTGCAAGTCTTCTGCATGTCTTACAAAAGAAAGTGCCATCCAGTCCACCTTAAGTCCTAAAGCGAAAATTGCATCTTTTACGTCTTTTTTAGTGAGTGCTGGAAGTGATATGTCTGTATTAGGTAAGTTTACCCCTTTTTTAGAACGTAACGGTCCTCCTTGAATTACCGTAGCCTCAACTTCTGTTTTACCATCTGTTTCATCAACTTGAAACATCAATTTACCATCATCTAGTAAAATGCGCTCACCTGCTTTTACGTCACGAGGAAACTGCTTATAATTCATATAAACACGATCCTTTGTTCCTTCAAATTCGCTTTCTGTTGAGAAGGTAATTTTATCTCCAGGATTTACAACTACCTCTTCCTTCATTTTTCCTATACGAAGTTTTGGCCCTTGTAAATCTGCTAGGATTGATGTGTTGTATCCAGTCTCTTCGCTTAGTTCACGAATCATAGCTACGCGCTCCTTAACATCTTCATAGTCTGCATGTGAAAAGTTAATGCGGAATACATCTACTCCTGCATTCATCATGTCTAGCAATACTTGTCGCTTACTAGTTGCTGGCCCTAGCGTTGCAACTATCTTGGTTTTTTTTCTTTTCTGCATTATTCAAAAATTAAGTGTTCTTTATTTTTTAACGAGCTTACGTCTACTTCATAAGCGGTAACAATATGTGATATTTGATTGAGAATTTTTAGTGCTTTAGCTTTCGCGAAAGCGTTACCATCCTCAACCACTTTTATAAAATAATCTACTTGTGGCATCTCAGGAATAAAGTAGGTAGTCTTGAGTGTTTTCTCTGATTCAAAAAGACCTACAACAGCCTTAGCTTCTACTTCTATCTTTGTCTTATTTGATAATACATAGTAATCTACGTACTGATGCTCATCATTAAATTCAAAAAAGGGATAGCTTGCCTCTTCTTCTCGATTGCCAATAATGAGGTCTTCACGAGAACGAGATAGTCTTAATCCAAGATTCTTATTAAGTAAGTATGCCAAGTAATATGGCTCTAATGAACCATGTATAGCTATGAGCGTAAAGTCATAACCAATGGAGTCTTCCAAAAGAATTTTATACATTCCCATAACGTTTAAGCAAGTTAGAAAGATACAAAGAAGCATCCGAAGGAATACGCGAGAGGTATTAAAGTTACGTAAACGTTTTCGCTAGAAATTGTAAAGTAATTAACCTAAAGGCAATGTGAATGTAACGAGAGTTCCTTTACCATCTTCACTTTCTATAAGTATATCTCCCCTATGAGCCTTGAGATACTCATTACTTAAAACTAGTCCTAAACCTGAACCTTTCTCGTTTCTAGTGCCCACCCGACTTGTGATTTCAGTTAAGTCAAAGAGTCGTTGCTTGTCATGTTCTGGAATCCCTATTCCGTTATCTTCAATACTAAAGACAAACTTATTATCTAGCCTTGTAAGCTCAATCACTATGATATCATTATCGTGTGAAAACTTAATTGCATTAGACAGTACATTTCTAATTATGGTCGCCACCATATTTTTATCTCCTACTACTTCACCTTTAAAGCTTGACTCTAGACGTATATTGAGCCCTTTATTTTGAAGAGCGTGGTTTTGTATTTTAATTTGATCTTTTGTAATAGACATGATATCTAATGCAACAGGAGTAAATTCAACTTGATCTGTTTGAAGTTTTGACCATTTTAGAAGGTTGTCAAGTAATGAAATACTATTTCGGCTAGAGTCTTCAAGAGAGTTTATTATAGTGGTGTTTTGATTGTTATTTGCGTGTTCTACTTTTAACACATCTAAAAAGTTTATTACGGATGATAGAGGACCTCTAAGATCGTTTGCTAAAATTGAAAAAAACTTATTTTTAGTAGCTACTAACTCTGACAATCGGACCTTTTGTGAGGCAATAATTTTATTCTTACGCTCATACAAATAATACTGACTTATCAAAAAGAACATAAATCCTAATATGGCGAGATACCACAAACATGATGTAACGCCTAGCGCTAAGAAACCTTCATGAGACTTCTTATAGGCGGTGCTCAATATAAATTCTTTATTGTAAAAAGGGACTACACTAGAGATATAGGTTTCTTCTTTGACATCAAAGTTTTTAAAAAACTCTGGATCCTCATTTACAGAATATATTTTTTGTCCATTATGGGCTCTACTACGATCAAAGTAATTACCGTTACTACTTTTAAACTTAAAGACAAAATCATCTTTATTAGTATGAACATATGCTTTATCTAAAATAGGGGCAAACTCTGCAATACTAGTTATATAACCCATAGAATTACCAAGGCTGTCCAAAACACCAAAACCTAATGGAAGTCCTACTCTACCTTCTAATAAATTTGTGGGGTCTGAGGCATAGAAATTACTCTTACGCATTAAAGAGTCCATTCTCAATGTACCCTCCTTTCCTATAAATTTCGCTATTGATTTTCCTACCAAATTTGCATTAGGTACAGGCTGCATGGTAAAGTCAAAAATAAAAATATGGCTCGTATCAATATATGAGACACTAAAGGGACGTTCCATGATAAGTCCACCTAGCTGCCGTTCTATGAAGGAAGATATATCGTTCTCTGTAAAGCTCCCATTAGATATTTCAATATAACTTTTTACTCCAGAAATTAGAGTCGCATAATTGTTAAGAGCTTCTTGAAATTCCTTTGCAGCTTCTCTATTTGCTCTTTCTAAGTTAAGTGTACGAGCAGCTTCCTCTTGTTGTATTATGCGAGATGTACCCCAATAAACAGCAATTGCCGTTATGAGTGCAAGGAATGCAAAAACGAGATAGTATCTCTTTGGAAATTTTACTAACATAAGGGGTGGAGCCCTAAGACTCTAATCTTTAATCTTCTAGGGGAAAAAGATGATTAAAAAGCTAATGTAGTAAAATCAATTAATAAACTTACGTTATTGAGTTTCAATTTCTCGTTGAAAAGCATAAAAAGTGCGTTTTGAAGCTATTTCTTCTGCCTTTTTCTTACTTGTAGCACGAGCTTTTGCAACAACCTTACCATCTATAAAAAGTTTTACCCCAAAATGCTTTACAGTGTCTTGACCAGTATCTTCAAAAGTTTCAAATTTAAAGGTGCGCTTTTCTTTTTGGCACCATTCTATCAATACACTCTTGTAACTAATGATACGGCCCTCAAGCTTCTCTATATCTACATAGGGCTCTATAACACGCTTAGCTATAAACTTCTCGCAATATTTATAACCTCGATCAAGGTAAATGGCACCAACTAAAGCTTCAAAAAGATTACCATGAATATTAACCCCAAAATTATCTAGGGGAATACTTGCTCTCACATATCTCACAAGATTGAGATCTCTGCCTAGCTCATTGAGATGCTTACGACTCACCACCTTAGATCTCATTTTAGTTAAATATCCTTCATTACCACCTTGTACGGCATTAAAGAGATGTGCTGCAATAACAGACCCGAGCATTGCGTCTCCTAAAAACTCTAATCGCTCATAATTAAGAGGATTACCATCTGCTTTTTTAAGACCTAGAGAACGATGGGTAAAAGCTTTCTCATAGTACTTTATCTCTTTCGGTTTAAAGCCTATAATAGCATGCATTCGCATAAAAAAACTCCCGTCCTTTTCAGCACGAGAGTTAAATATTTTTTTAAATGCGCTCATCTATTAATTTAAGCGTCAATTTTTTTAAATAATACGCAAGCATTGTGACCTCCAAAACCAAAGGTGTTACTCATCGCTACGTTTACTTCTCTCTTTTGCGCTTTATTAAGCGTTAAGTTAAAAGAGGGATTTATATTCTCATCTACTGTAGTATGATTGATTGTAGGAGGGACAAGGCTATGTTGCATCGCAAGGATGGCAGCAATAGACTCTACAGCTCCTGCAGCACCTAGAAGGTGTCCAGTCATAGACTTAGTAGAATTAATATTTATTTCTTTTGCATGGTCACCAAAAACTTTTTTGATAGCCTTTAGCTCTGCTACATCCCCTAGAGGAGTAGATGTTCCGTGCGTGTTGATGTGATCTACATCTTCAGGGTTAAGTCCCGCGTCACGTAAACAATTAAGCATTACACGCTCTACACCTATACCATCTGGATGAGGTGCTGTCATGTGATAAGCATCACTAGACATACCGCCACCTAGAACCTCGGCATAAATTTTGGCGCCACGCGCCTTAGCATGTTCATACTCTTCTAAGATTAATGCACCACTACCTTCTCCTAATACAAAACCATCTCTAGTTGCGTCAAAGGGTCTTGAAGCCGTTTCAAAATCGTCATTTCTAGTTGACAACGCATGCATTGCATTAAAACCACCCATACCAGCTTGCGTTACCGCAGCCTCAGATCCTCCCGTAACAATAATATCACATTGCCCTAAACGTAAATAGTTAAAGGCATCTATCATTGCATTTGCAGAAGAAGCACAAGCAGAAACCGTCGTATAGTTAGGTCCCATAAAGCCATGCTTGATAGAGATATTACCAGGGGCAATATCTGCAATCATCTTAGGTATAAAGAAAGGATTAAATCTAGGAGTGCCATCTCCAGCACCAAAGTTAAGGACTTCATTCTGGAATGTTTCCAAACCACCTATACCGGCTCCCCATATAACCCCAACCCTAAATTTATCAACAGAGTCAAGATCAATGCCCGCATCACTGATAGCTTCATCTGAAGCTACCAGTGCATACTGAGCAAATCTATCGAGCTTTCGAGCTTCTTTCCTATCAAAGAAGTCGAGAGCGTCAAAGTTTTTAAGTTCACAAGCAAACTTCGTTTTAAACTTTTCTGCATCAAAATAGGTGATGGGCGCGCACCCGCTTTTCCCTGTAGAAAGTCCTTCCCAGTATTCCTGAATATTATTTCCTATCGGGGTAAGTGCACCAAGTCCGGTAACTACTACTCGCTTTAACTCCATAAATAAAGACTTATTTTGCCTCTTCTATATAAGATACTGCTTGACCTACTGTCGCAATATTTTCTGCTTGATCGTCTGGAATTTGGATATCAAATTCTTTTTCAAACTCCATAATGAGTTCCACTGTGTCTAGTGAATCAGCGCCTAGGTCGTTTGTGAAGCTCGCTTCCGTTACAACTTCGTTTTCGTCTACTCCTAATTTGTCTACGATAATCGCTTTTACTCTTGATGCAATGTCTGACATAATTTTCTAATTTAAATTTTTATTTAAGTCGCAAAAATAACAAACTTTACCGTTAAACAAGTTTGCAACTCAAAAATGTGAAGGTAATTTACGGAAATATAAAATAAGTTCCTTTCCATAACCTTCAAATAGTTACTAATATTTCTTTATTTCGCACCCACAACAGCAACAAGAAAAATGAAACGAATTGTGATTTTTGCCTCGGGTAACGGTACAAATGCCCAGCGTATTATAGAGTTTTTCCAGGATCGTACGGATGCACAAGTCGTGCAAGTTCTTAGTAACAATCCGCGTGCCAAAGTACTTCAAAGAGCCTCAGCCCTTGATGTTGCTGCGTTTAGTTTTAACAGAAAAGCGTTCTATAAAGGTGATGATGTACTCCATCTTCTTAAGGCTACACAACCAGATGTCATCATTTTGGCAGGTTTTTTATGGCTATTTCCAGAAAAAATAATTTCGGCGTTTCCAGATAAGGTCATAAATATACACCCAGCATTGCTCCCAGATTTTGGAGGAAAAGGCATGTACGGCATGAATGTGCATAAGGCTGTTTACGCTTTCGCGAAAGCGCAACACGATAAAAATCCTTCTCAAAAGATATATACAGGCATCACCATTCATAAAGTAACGCCAGAATATGACAAAGGAGATTTCTTATTTCAAGCCAAAGTTGAAGTAAGCCAAGAAGACACCCCAGAAGCAATTGCCGAAAAAATACACCAACTAGAATACACTCATTTTCCAGAGGTGATTGCTGAGTTTTTATCATAATAGGATGAGAAAGCTGTTTTTCTTAGGACAAATTATAGTAATACATCTGTGGTTTATATTTTCTACGTATACTCTATTTACTGAAGAAAAACAAACATATCTAGGGGTTGAAGAAAACAAAGGTTTCAGTACTAATGAATATGTTTTCTATGTGTCACTATTAATATTAGTATTTTACTACTTATTCATTTTCCTAAGGAAATATCGAAGCACTAAGAATTAAAACAAATGGCAAAAACAAAAAAATTCTATGTAGTCTGGGAAGGTAAAAAACCTGGTATCTATGATTCTTGGAAGGAATGCAAGAAGATGATAGATGGTTATGCCGGTGCAAAGTACAAGAGTTTTGAAACCTTTGCCAAAGCAAAAAACGCATATAACGGAGACTATAACGACTTTAAAGGCTCCTCAAAAAAGAAAAAAGTACTCTCCGCCGAAGAAAAAGCCAAATATGGCTTCCCCAACCTCTACTCTAT includes:
- a CDS encoding phosphoribosylglycinamide formyltransferase — translated: MKRIVIFASGNGTNAQRIIEFFQDRTDAQVVQVLSNNPRAKVLQRASALDVAAFSFNRKAFYKGDDVLHLLKATQPDVIILAGFLWLFPEKIISAFPDKVINIHPALLPDFGGKGMYGMNVHKAVYAFAKAQHDKNPSQKIYTGITIHKVTPEYDKGDFLFQAKVEVSQEDTPEAIAEKIHQLEYTHFPEVIAEFLS